The Erythrobacter sp. SDW2 region CCATTCCAACCTCTGCATCAACCAGATCCGCCGCTGGGGCAACGAGGAGCAGAAGGCCAAGTACCTGCCCGGGCTGATCAGCGGCGAACACGTCGGCTCGCTCGCCATGTCGGAAGCGGGCGCGGGTTCGGACGTCGTCTCGATGAAGCTGAAGGCGGACGCCGTCCAGGGCGGCTACGTCCTCAACGGCACCAAGTTCTGGATCACCAACGCACCCGAAGCCGATACGCTGGTGGTCTATGCCAAGACCGACGGCCAGGCCGGATCGCGCGGCATCACCGCCTTCCTGATCGAGAAGGGCGACGCAGGCTTCTCAATCGGCCAGAAGATCGAGAAGGTCGGCATGCGCGGCAGCCCCACGGCGGAGCTGGTGTTCGACGATTGCCACATCCCCGAAGAGCGCATCATGGGGCCGCTGAACGGCGGCGTCGGCGTGTTGATGAGCGGGCTCGATTACGAGCGTGTGGTGCTGGCCGGCTTGCAATTGGGCGTGATGCAGGCCTGCCTCGACACGGTGATCCCCTATCTGCGGGAGAGGAAGCAGTTCGGAAAGCCGATTGGCTCGTTCCAATTGATGCAGGCCAAGGTCGCCGACATGTATGTCGCCCTGCAATCGGCCCGCGCCTACACCTATGCGGTGGCCAAGGCTTGCGACGCGGACCAGACCACCCGCTTCGATGCGGCGGGCTGCATCCTGCTGGCGAGCGAGAACGCCTTCCGTGTCGCAGCGGAAAGCGTGCAGGCGCTGGGCGGCGCGGGCTACACGCTCGACTGGCCGGTCGAGCGGTACATGCGCGATGCCAAGCTGCTCGATATCGGCGCGGGGACCAACGAGATCCGCCGCATGCTGATCGGGCGCGAGCTGATCGGCGCGGCGGGGTGAGCGACACGCTCCTCACCGCGCTGCAGTGGTATGGCGCTGCAGCTGGCCTCATCGCGGCGTTGATTGTCTCGCTCAACCTTGGCACAAGGCCGACCGGCTGGGGTTTCGTGATCTTCGTTACCTCGTCGATCGCGCTGATCGCATGGGGCTTCCTCAGCGACGAGGCCGAGGGGATCGGCTGGCAGAACATCGGATTGCTGGCGATCAATATCGTCGGGGTCTATCGCTATCTCTTTACCGGCACTGCGAAAGAGGCGGATGGCGCTGCGCCGGGCGAGGCCAGATGAAAATCCTGCTGACCGGTTCTTCGGGCTGGCTCGGCCGATTCCTGGCCCCGCAGCTACGCGCTGCCGGGCATGAGGTTGTGGGTCTCGACATCGCTTCGGGGGCGGACACGCAGCATATCGGCTCGGTCGCCGACGCTGCGCTGGTGGACAGCATCGTCGCCGACGGGATCGAGGCGATCATCCATGGCGGCGCGCTGCACAAGCCTGACATCGCACGTTATCCGAAGCAGGCCTTCATCGACACCAATGTCACCGGCACGCTCAACCTGCTCGAAGCGGCGGTGCGGGCCGGGCACGATCGCTTCATTTTCACCTCGACCACGTCGCTGATGGTGTCGCAGCGGGTCCGCGATGGCGGGCAGGGCGAAGCCTTCTGGATGGACGAGAGCTTCTACGACGGGCCGCCGCGCAATATCTATGGCGTGACCAAGGCGGCGGCAGAGAATCTGTGCCGGATCTTTGCCGCCGAACAGGGCATGGATATCGCCATTCTGCGCACCGGGCGCTTCTTCCCCGAGGACGACGATACCCATCATGTGCTCTCGGGCGAGAACATGAAGGCCAACGAGTTCCTCAACCGCCGCCTCAGCGCTGCCGATGCGGCGCGGGCCCATGTGGTGGCGCTGGAGACAATCGCCGGGCTGGGCTGCGAGACCTTCGTGCTCTCGGCGCCGCCGCCGTTCACACGCGACGAAGCTGGAGAGTTGGCCCGCGATGCCCGCGCAGCGATCGCACGCCATTTTCCCGATGCCGCCGAACTCTATGCCGCGCGCGGCTGGGATCTGCCTGCGAGCATCGACCGGGTCTACGATCCGGCCAGGGCCGAGCGCCTGCTGGGCTTTCGCTGCCGCACGGATTTCGCCAGCGTGCTCGATGCGATACGCACGGACCGCCCGTTGCCTTTCGACCACGATCCGGCCTATTTGCCGCCCAAGGAATTTGCATGACCGCACCTGTCCTCACTTCCAAACTCGATCGGGATAGTCCGGAGGCGAAAGCGCGCTTCCAGCACAACAAGGCTCTGGCCGATGACCTGCGCGCCAAGGTCGCCGAGGCCGCATTGGGCGGGCCGGAGAAGCATCGCGAGCGGCATGTCAGCCGCGGCAAGCTGCTGCCGAGGGATCGGGTCGAGCGGCTGCTCGATCCGGGTTCGCCCTTCCTCGAGGTCGGTCAGCTGGCCGCCAACGGGATGTACGAGGGCGACGTCAACGGCGCGTCGATCATCTGCGGGGTAGGGCGCGTCTCGGGCCGGCAGTGCATGATCGTGTGCAATGACGCGACCGTGAAGGGCGGCACCTATTACCCGATGACGGTCAAGAAGCACCTGAGGGCGCAGGAGATCGCGCAGGAGAACCGCCTGCCGTGCATCTATCTCGTCGATAGCGGCGGGGCGAACCTGCCGCATCAGGCGGAGGTGTTTCCGGACCGCGACCACTTCGGGCGCATTTTCTTCAACCAGGCCAACATGAGCGCACTCGGCATCCCGCAGATCGCCTGCGTGATGGGCTCCTGCACCGCGGGCGGGGCATACGTGCCCGCCATGTCCGACGAGACGGTGATTGTCCGCAACCAGGGCACCATCTTCCTCGCCGGCCCGCCGCTGGTGAAGGCCGCGACGGGCGAGGAAATCAGCGCCGAGGACTTGGGCGGCGGCGACCTCCACGCCAAGAAGTCGGGCGTGGTCGATCACCTGGCCGAGAACGACGAGCACGCGCTCACCATCGTGCGCGATATCGTCAGCCATCTCGGCGCGAATACCGGGGCGGCGGCTGACATTACGCTCAAGGACCCGCGCCCGCCCAAATTCGATGCCGACGATCTCTATGCCCTGATCCCCGAAGATGTTCGCGCGCCCTATGATGTGCACGAGGTGATCGCCCGGATTGTCGACGGCAGCGAGTTCCACGAGTTCAAGCAGCACTACGGCAGCACCCTCGTCTGCGGCTTCGCGCATATCTGGGGGATGCCGGTCGCGATCCTCGCCAATAACGGCGTGCTGTTCTCCGAAAGCGCGCAGAAGGGCGCGCATTTCATCGAGCTCGCCTGCCAGCGCCGCATTCCGCTGCTGTTCCTGCAGAATATCAGCGGCTTCATGGTCGGCGGAAAATACGAGGCGGAGGGCATCGCCAAGCATGGCGCGAAGCTGGTCACCGCGGTCGCCACCGCGACCGTGCCCAAGGTCACCGTGGTGATCGGCGGCAGCTTCGGCGCGGGGAACTATGGCATGTGCGGTCGGGCCTACTCACCGCGTTTCCTGTTCACTTGGCCCAATGCCCGCATCTCGGTGATGGGGGGCGAGCAGGCCGCAAGCGTCCTCGCCACCGTCCACCGCGATGCCGACACGTGGACGCCGGAACAGGCCGAGGCCTTTAAGCAGCCCATCCGCCAGAAATACGAGGACGAAGGCAACCCCTACTACGCCACCGCGCGCATGTGGGACGACGGCGTGATCGACCCGGTGCAGACGAGGGATGTGCTGGGGCTGGCGCTGGCGGCAACGCTGGAGGCCCCGATTGCCGAGCGGCCGGCGTTTGGTGTGTTTAGGATGTGAAGAGGCAGGACGGCTTCGATCCTCCCCGGAACGGGGAGGTGGCAGCGCGTAGCGCTGACGGAGGGGTCGATAGCGCGACATCTCGTTCGCCGGACAGCGACCGGCCCCTCCACCTCCCTGCTGCGCAGGGCGGTCCCCCTCCCCGTTCCGGGGAGGATCGGGTGCGGCACCGGACTGTCGGCGCGCCGCCGGAGACCGTGAAAGCGGCGCGAGGGTTGCGCAAGAATATGTCACTGCCCGAGGTGCTCCTGTGGCAGCAGCTCAAGGGCTGCACGCCCAAGTTCCGGCGGCAGTTCGGGATTGATCGCTACGTAGCGGACTTCGCCTGCACATCAGCGCGGTTGATTGTCGAAATCGAAGGCATCGCGCATGACATGGGCGACAGGCCCGAGCGGGACGAGATCAGGACTGCCAAGCTAAAGAGTTTGGGATGGACGATTGAGCGCATCGCGGCACGGGCAGTTCTGGATGACCCACAGGCCATTGCCGAAGCGCTGCTCAAGCATGCCGAGAGTATGGAACAAAAATCGGCCTGAAACCCTCTCCCATTTCGCTCCGTAGCTGCTAGTCCGTAGCGTCAGGGGAGAGAACATGTCGCAAAAGTCGTCCGAGCGTTTGGGCTACAAACGCTCCATCCTGTCGCGGATCGTGCGGCGGATCATCCTTTTCATCTGGACCCTCAAGGGCTGGAAGATCGACGGCGGCCTGCCGAAGGATCTGCGCAAATACGTCATCGCCGGTGCGCCGCACAGCTCGAACTGGGACTTCGTGTTCTTTACCGGCGCGACCGCTGTCGAGGGCATCGAGCCCAATTTCATGGGCAAGCACACCCTGTTCAAAGGCGTGATGAAGAACTTCATGTACGATATGGGCGGTATTCCGGTCGACCGGACCAAGCGCGCCAATGTGACTCAGCAGGTGGCGGAGGAATACGCCCGGCGCGACCATCTGGCTTTGGTGATCGCGGCAGAGGGAACGCGCAGCTCCAACGGCGAGTGGAAATCGGGTTTCTACAACATCGCCCGCGCCGCCAATGTGCCGATTGTCGCAGCCTGGGTCGACAACGACACCAATACGCTGGGCTTCAGCGATCCGATCTGGCCGACCCAGAGCTATGCCGAGACCTTGACCCGTATTGCCGCCTTCATGCGCTCCAAGCTACCCGAACTGGAACGCTACAAGGTGCTGGAAGCGCAGGCCGCGCGCCTGCTGGCCGAGGAAGCCAGGGAAGCCAACGGGGAGAACGCCGCATGATCGAAGCGCTACTGACCAATGCGGCCGTGCTACTCGCCGCCACATTGGTGATGTGGGCCATCGCTGTGAAGATCCACGATGCCTCGATCGTCGACTCCTACTGGGGCGGCGGAATGGCGCTGATGGCGGCGGTTAGCTGGTTCCAGCTCGCCCAGCCCGGCCTTGCCGCCCATGCCATTGCCGCCATGGCGATCATCTGGGGCGTGCGGCTGGCGCTGCATATCTTCACCCGCTGGCTCAAGGAAGGCGAGGACCAGCGCTACAAGCGGATCATGAAGAAGGCGCGCGAAAACAACACCTTCGCCTTCACCGCGTTGACCAAGGTATTCCTGGGGCAGGCGGTGCTGCTGTTCGCGGTCTGCTCGCCTGCGCAGGTCGGCATCCTTGCCAGCGCAGCGCCTGCACCGCTGGCACCCTTGGCCTATGCCGGGATCGCGCTGTGGGCCTTCGGCATGTTCTTCGAGACCGTCGGCGACCTGCAATTGCGCGCCTTCAAGGCCGACCCAGCCAATGAGGGGAAGATTCTCGACACCGGGCTGTGGCGCTATACCCGCCACCCGAACTATTTCGGCGATGCCTGCGCCTGGTGGGGCATCTGGCTGGTGACCGCCTCGATCGGGTGGGACTTGGCGCTCTATACGCTGATCGGGCCGGTGTTCCTGACCTTTACCCTCACCAAATGGTCGGGCGCGGCGCTGCTGGAATACGGGATGAAGAAGAAGCGCGGCGATGCCTATGCCGACTATGTCGCGCGCACGAGCGCCTTCATTCCTCTCCCTCCTAAATTGCCCCCCAAGCAACAGCGGTGAAAAAATCGGCCATTCGCTTGGCCGCGATCTTGGGCTAGGGGTTTAACCCGGCGGCAGCGTTCCTACATGGAGCCGAGCTTGAGGGAGCCCCCACCGGTGAGCGAAGACGAGATCCAGCAAGAACGCCAACGCCTGGCCCGCCTGGCGATGGACATCATGGAACGAACCGGCGAGGAAGTGACCCGCGCCAAGCTTGCCAGCGAGCTGCGCGTCGCCCGCGCCCGGATCGATGTCGTTTTCCCTGAGGAAGGCGACCTGCTCGAAGCGGTAACCGGCGAATGGTTCGCCCCCAAGCTGGCGGTGATGGACGAGGTCATGGCCAGCGATCTGCCGCCGCGCCGCAAGATGTACGAATTCTTCGCCCGCCGCTTCCTGCTGCTGCGCGACCAGTTCAAGGACGATCCGGCCACCTTCAATCTCTATATCGAGATGGGCGAGCGTTACTTCGACTACGCTCGGTCCTACATCGACCTTGCCGACCATTACCTGTGCGAACTGATCGCAGAGGCGCAGGCAGACGGGCATTTCGACGGCCTTGGCATCAACGAAGTGCTGTCGATCATCAACCAGACCGTGGTCTGCTACATCCAGCCCTATATGATCGCAATGATCCACCAGAAGCTGAGCGAGGAAAAGCTCGCCCGCATCATCGACACGCTGTTCGACGGTCTTTCGGTCGCCGACCGCGGGGCCAAGGGTGTCTCGGGCCTGCGCGCCGCGAGCTGATCAGCCGCCGATCACCGTGACCCGCCCGGTTGCGGGTAGCTGCACCACCTCCGTCGAACGGAACAGCGCTTCGATCGCATCGAGATCGAGCGGGCCGATCACCGCATCCGTGCCCGCCTTGAGCGCGCTGAAGCCATCGCCGCCGGTAGCCATGAAGCTGTTGACCGAAACGCGGTATTCCTTGACCGGGTCGATCGGCGCCCCGTCCAGAGTGGCGGAGACAACCCGCTGGCCTTCGGGACGCGAGGCGTCGAGGGTCATGGCGAAGCCCTTGCTCACCGACAGTATGTTGATGTTGTTGGGGTTGGCGAACTGCTGTTCCAGCACGGCCAGCAACTGCGCGCCGGTCAGCGTGCCCGTAACCACCGTGTTGCCGAACGGCTGGATGGCGTAAATGTCTCCGAAAGTGACGGTGCCGTCGGCCTTTGGGTTGAGGTCGGCACGGATACCGCCCGGGTTCATCAGCGCGATCTGCGCCCCGGCATCGCGCGAGGCGGCGAGCTGGGCATCGGCGATGAGATTGCCCAAGGCGGTCTCATAACTGCCGCGCAGGGCCGGGCCGGACAGCTTGCCGACCGGACGGCCGGCAACTTCGGCCGAGGCGGCGACATAGCGTGCGACATAGGCTGCGACCTCGGGGACAGGCGCGAATTCCTCATAGGCCGGATTGGCCGGGCGCCCTTCGCCCGCGCTCTGCACCGGCACGTTGCGGGCGGTCACGCCCACGACATCATTGGCGCGCGGATCGACCGTCAGCGCGATATCGGTCAGCATCCGGCCATAGGACCCGGCGCTGGTCACGGTAAAATTGCGAGATGGGTCCACCGTGCCGAAATCGCAGACATAAGCCTGGTGCGTGTGCCCCGAAATGACGAGATCGATCCGGGGATCGAGCTGCTCGAGGATCGCGCGCAGATCGCCCGCCATGCTGCCGCAGCCGTTGAAGCCGTCACCCGGCTCGGGCACCAGACCCTGGTGGATGGCGATGATGATGGCGTCGGCACCTTCGGCTACCGCCTGCGGGATAAGGGCGTTGATCGACTGGGCTTCGTCCTCGAAGGTCAGCCCGGCAATGCCGCCGGGGGTCACGATCTCTGCCGTGCCCCTGAGCGTCAGCCCGATCACTGCCACGGTGACCTCGTTCTCGCCCTCGCCGAAGCGCTTGAAGCCGATGCCGGGAAACAGCGTGGTGCCGTCCTCGGTAAAGACATTGGCGGCGAGGAAGGGGAAGTCGGTCCCGGCGAATTGCGGCTCGACCGCGCAGGGTTCACGCAGAGTGAACTTCTCGCAGCCGCCTTCGCGCAGGCGCTTGAGTTCGCGCCAGCCGCGGTCGAATTCGTGGTTGCCAACCCCCGCGAAATCGAGCCCGATCCGGTTCATCACGCCCACTGTCGGCTCGTCGAGGAACAGCGAGCTGGCCAATGGGCTGGCGCTGATCAAATCGCCCGCGGCGATCACCAGGCTGTATTTGTCCTGCCCGCGCAGCTTGGCCACGGCATCGGCCATCCACGCTGCGCCGCCGGCATAGACTTCGGCCCTCTCGCCGCCGCCCAGTTCCAGCATCATTGGGCGGCTGGCAGGTTCGAGATTGCCATGGAAGTCGTTGAGTCCGACCACCCGGACTGTGACCGGCGCGGCGGGTGCGGTCGCAGTTTCCGGAACGGTGGCACAGGCGCCCAGCGAGAGGGCCAGCAGCGAAGCGGTTAGGGTGCGGATCGTCATGTCCCAACCCATGCGATGGGAATGCGGCAAAGGAAAGACTGTCCTACAGCGCCTGTGCGCAGGCGTGTCCGCTCGCCCAGGCCCACTGGAAGTTGTAGCCCCCGAGCCAGCCGGTCACATCGACCGCCTCGCCGATGGCGTAAAGTCCCGGAACCTTGGTAGCTTCCATCGTCTGGCCGGAAAGCTCCGCCGTGCTGATTCCCCCGGCGGTGACTTCGGCCTTGGCGAACCCCTCGGTGCCATTGGGGCGGAATTCCCATCGCGCCAGCCGCTCCTGCGCCCGGCGCAGCGCCTTGTCGGCGATGCCTTGCAAGGGGCCGGAGAGGCCCAGCCGCTCGGCCAGCACGCCAGCCAAGCGCTCGGGCATATACTTGCGCAGGATCGACGTTGCGGTGGCATTGGGAGTCGCTATCTTGCGCGCGACCAGCCAGTCGCCCTTTTCGCCGGGACAGAAGTCGAGCCAGACGGGTTCGCCATGCGCCCAATAACTGGAAGCTTGCAAGATCGCCGGGCCTGAGAGCCCGCGATGGGTCAGCAGCGCCGCCTCGGCAAAGCTCGCCGTGCCAGCCCGTGCGACAACATCGCTGGCC contains the following coding sequences:
- a CDS encoding isovaleryl-CoA dehydrogenase; its protein translation is MRATPDFDFQLGESAEMIRETVGRFADEQIMPLADKVDREDWFPRELWTQMGELGLHGLTVDEADGGLGLGYLEHVIAVEEVSRASASVGLSYGAHSNLCINQIRRWGNEEQKAKYLPGLISGEHVGSLAMSEAGAGSDVVSMKLKADAVQGGYVLNGTKFWITNAPEADTLVVYAKTDGQAGSRGITAFLIEKGDAGFSIGQKIEKVGMRGSPTAELVFDDCHIPEERIMGPLNGGVGVLMSGLDYERVVLAGLQLGVMQACLDTVIPYLRERKQFGKPIGSFQLMQAKVADMYVALQSARAYTYAVAKACDADQTTRFDAAGCILLASENAFRVAAESVQALGGAGYTLDWPVERYMRDAKLLDIGAGTNEIRRMLIGRELIGAAG
- a CDS encoding NAD(P)-dependent oxidoreductase, producing the protein MKILLTGSSGWLGRFLAPQLRAAGHEVVGLDIASGADTQHIGSVADAALVDSIVADGIEAIIHGGALHKPDIARYPKQAFIDTNVTGTLNLLEAAVRAGHDRFIFTSTTSLMVSQRVRDGGQGEAFWMDESFYDGPPRNIYGVTKAAAENLCRIFAAEQGMDIAILRTGRFFPEDDDTHHVLSGENMKANEFLNRRLSAADAARAHVVALETIAGLGCETFVLSAPPPFTRDEAGELARDARAAIARHFPDAAELYAARGWDLPASIDRVYDPARAERLLGFRCRTDFASVLDAIRTDRPLPFDHDPAYLPPKEFA
- a CDS encoding carboxyl transferase domain-containing protein, giving the protein MTAPVLTSKLDRDSPEAKARFQHNKALADDLRAKVAEAALGGPEKHRERHVSRGKLLPRDRVERLLDPGSPFLEVGQLAANGMYEGDVNGASIICGVGRVSGRQCMIVCNDATVKGGTYYPMTVKKHLRAQEIAQENRLPCIYLVDSGGANLPHQAEVFPDRDHFGRIFFNQANMSALGIPQIACVMGSCTAGGAYVPAMSDETVIVRNQGTIFLAGPPLVKAATGEEISAEDLGGGDLHAKKSGVVDHLAENDEHALTIVRDIVSHLGANTGAAADITLKDPRPPKFDADDLYALIPEDVRAPYDVHEVIARIVDGSEFHEFKQHYGSTLVCGFAHIWGMPVAILANNGVLFSESAQKGAHFIELACQRRIPLLFLQNISGFMVGGKYEAEGIAKHGAKLVTAVATATVPKVTVVIGGSFGAGNYGMCGRAYSPRFLFTWPNARISVMGGEQAASVLATVHRDADTWTPEQAEAFKQPIRQKYEDEGNPYYATARMWDDGVIDPVQTRDVLGLALAATLEAPIAERPAFGVFRM
- a CDS encoding endonuclease domain-containing protein produces the protein MSLPEVLLWQQLKGCTPKFRRQFGIDRYVADFACTSARLIVEIEGIAHDMGDRPERDEIRTAKLKSLGWTIERIAARAVLDDPQAIAEALLKHAESMEQKSA
- a CDS encoding 1-acyl-sn-glycerol-3-phosphate acyltransferase, whose translation is MSQKSSERLGYKRSILSRIVRRIILFIWTLKGWKIDGGLPKDLRKYVIAGAPHSSNWDFVFFTGATAVEGIEPNFMGKHTLFKGVMKNFMYDMGGIPVDRTKRANVTQQVAEEYARRDHLALVIAAEGTRSSNGEWKSGFYNIARAANVPIVAAWVDNDTNTLGFSDPIWPTQSYAETLTRIAAFMRSKLPELERYKVLEAQAARLLAEEAREANGENAA
- a CDS encoding DUF1295 domain-containing protein — translated: MIEALLTNAAVLLAATLVMWAIAVKIHDASIVDSYWGGGMALMAAVSWFQLAQPGLAAHAIAAMAIIWGVRLALHIFTRWLKEGEDQRYKRIMKKARENNTFAFTALTKVFLGQAVLLFAVCSPAQVGILASAAPAPLAPLAYAGIALWAFGMFFETVGDLQLRAFKADPANEGKILDTGLWRYTRHPNYFGDACAWWGIWLVTASIGWDLALYTLIGPVFLTFTLTKWSGAALLEYGMKKKRGDAYADYVARTSAFIPLPPKLPPKQQR
- a CDS encoding bifunctional UDP-sugar hydrolase/5'-nucleotidase: MTIRTLTASLLALSLGACATVPETATAPAAPVTVRVVGLNDFHGNLEPASRPMMLELGGGERAEVYAGGAAWMADAVAKLRGQDKYSLVIAAGDLISASPLASSLFLDEPTVGVMNRIGLDFAGVGNHEFDRGWRELKRLREGGCEKFTLREPCAVEPQFAGTDFPFLAANVFTEDGTTLFPGIGFKRFGEGENEVTVAVIGLTLRGTAEIVTPGGIAGLTFEDEAQSINALIPQAVAEGADAIIIAIHQGLVPEPGDGFNGCGSMAGDLRAILEQLDPRIDLVISGHTHQAYVCDFGTVDPSRNFTVTSAGSYGRMLTDIALTVDPRANDVVGVTARNVPVQSAGEGRPANPAYEEFAPVPEVAAYVARYVAASAEVAGRPVGKLSGPALRGSYETALGNLIADAQLAASRDAGAQIALMNPGGIRADLNPKADGTVTFGDIYAIQPFGNTVVTGTLTGAQLLAVLEQQFANPNNINILSVSKGFAMTLDASRPEGQRVVSATLDGAPIDPVKEYRVSVNSFMATGGDGFSALKAGTDAVIGPLDLDAIEALFRSTEVVQLPATGRVTVIGG